Genomic segment of Populus trichocarpa isolate Nisqually-1 chromosome 12, P.trichocarpa_v4.1, whole genome shotgun sequence:
GACTCATGTTAGAAGTGTTTTGCTTTTGTAGGTATCATCATGGTGAGGAAGAGAAGAACCGAAATTCCTCAAAGTGGGGGTGAGAGTTCTGAGTCGCAGGAAACTGATACTGGTCGGGGTGCCCAGCCCCCAGCTGAGAGGAGTGGTCCACCTCAACAgggaggaggtggaggaggatACCAAGGTGGAAGGGGTTGGGGTCCCCAGTCTCAGCAAGGAGGTCGTGGAGGTGGGTATGGTGGACGAGGCCGGGGAGGGATGCAACAACAGCAATATGGTGGAGCCCCTGAGTACCAGGGCCGGGGAAGAGGGCAACCTCAGCAAGGAGGTCGAGGATATGGTGGTGGTCGTCCTGGAGGTGGCCGCGGAGGGCCATCTTCAGGTGGATTTAGACCACCAGCACCCGAGCTGCACCAAGCTACCCCAGCTCCTTATCCAGCTGTGGTGACCACTCAGCCCACGCCATCTGAGGCAAGTTCTTCGATGCGACCACCAGAGCCATCGCTAGCAACTGTATCGCAGCAGCTGCAGCAACTATCTGTTGAGCAAGAAGGTTCTTCTAGCCAGGCGATTCAGCCGCTGCCAGCCTCAAGTAAATCAGTGAGGTTCCCTCTTCGACCAGGAAAAGGTAGCACTGGCATTAGGTGTATTGTAAAGGCCAATCACTTCTTTGCTGAGCTACCAGATAAGGATTTGCACCAATATGATGTGAGTGACTGTTTCTACATCCATCTTCCGTTGATAATTTGTGTTCCATCAATTATTGTTGCATGTGGTTAATTGGTTTTGTTGATGGGAATAGGTCACCATAACACCAGAGGTCACATCAAGGGGTGTTAATCGAGCTGTAATGGAACAACTGGTTAAACTGTACCGGGAATCTCATCTTGGAAAGCGTCTTCCTGCTTATGATGGACGGAAGAGTCTATATACTGCCGGAGCACTTCCTTTTCAGGCGAAAGATTTCAAGATCACCCTCATTGACGATGATGATGGATCAGGCGGGCCAAGGTTCCTTTATTTTCTgcttttttatggtttcttttCATGTACTGTTTTTCATTCTTGGGGGGCTTTTTTGGTTCAATCTCTGGGATTTGCATTCTGGTTCTTGTCTGGGGAGAAACAGCACTTCAAAATGCCAAATTGTATGCACTTTTTCTGTTATCCAACTTAATATTCTCTCGTGGCATCATAATGGGGTGATTGCCTTTGCTTTGTTTCTTTGTTCCATGCTGTTAAATATCTTTCATCTtgcaggagagagagagaattcaaAGTTACAATCAAATTGGCTGCTCGTGCTGACCTGCACCACTTGGGACTTTTTTTGCGGGGACAGCAAGCTGATGCGCCTCAGGAAGCCCTTCAAGTTCTTGATATAGTTCTGCGTGAATTGCCTACTGCTAGGTAGCCTGTAGCCAATGTATTCACTTGTGCACTGTCACTTCTGCATGCTAAAGTGTGGTTGCTGATAAACTGTAGGTATTGTCCTGTGGGTCGATCATTTTATTCCCCTGACCTAGGAAGGAGACAATCACTTGGTGAGGGCTTGGAGAGTTGGCGTGGTTTCTATCAAAGTATTCGTCCTACTCAGATGGGACTATCGCTGAACATTGGTATGTTCTattgattaaatttgttttcacaTAGGGTCTTGTTAAAGTCCATCTCTTGCACGTGTGATTATTTTTCTGTATTGTAATTCGACAAATATGTAGTgaattttctttgcaatttaATGGCTTTTCTGTGCTGCAGATATGTCATCCACGGCCTTCATTGAGCCACTGCCAGTCATTGATTTTGTGACTCAGTTATTAAATCGTGACGTTTCCTCTAGACCGTTGTCTGATTCTGATCGTGTAAAGGTTAgaatttatttgttcttttggtcttattttttttattacaactCTGGCTCATCTGATCTAGTTGTGAGGTATATGCCATTTTATAAAACAGTTACTAGTCAATTGCTACAATTTCTATAACACATGTCGTCTTGGTTTTTGCACTCTTCAATTTTCTCAAATTGATTTATCTATTACAAGACATGAACACTTTCTTCTctatttaaagattaaaaaggcACTAAGAGGCGTCAAAGTTGAAGTTACACACCGTGGAAATATGCGCAGAAAGTACCGTATTTCTGGCTTAACATCACAGGCAACACGGGAGCTGACGTGAGTTTCATACTCTATGATAAGTATATGTTGTTAGAATCTGGACGCGCTAAATTGGTCTTAGTGGGTGACATAATTTTGTCTGTTCTAGTTTCCCGGTTGATGAAAGAGGAACCCTGAAATCTGTCGTGGAGTACTTCTACGAAACCTATGGTTTTGTAATTCAACACCCTCAATGGCCTTGTCTACAAGTAGGAAATCAACAGAGACCTAATTATTTGCCTATGGAGGTAATAcatatttcttcatttccaTTGTGTAGTCAGTTTATGGGTGTACCTGCTTATGAATTATCCCTTGAAAACAGGTCTGCAAGATTGTTGAGGGTCAGAGGTACTCCAAAAGATTGAACGAGAGACAGATAACTGCATTGTTGAAGGTGACCTGCCAGCGTCCTCAGGAAAGGGAGAAAGATATTATGCAGGTAAGATTATTATGCTGGTATAATGTAGTGAGTATGTTTGTACTCTGAGCACAACCTTGCTGGATACTTAAAGAGTCTATTGGCTGTATATATTAGTCCTTCTGTTTAAATGGTTCTCTTGCTTTCTTGAACTTTTAtgcattgcttttttttaaaaaattattttttcatgctcaactattttttaaaattaccggttcctttttgttttttaattgtcaatAACAAgtgttaatatatttatattttaggatATGGATTGCCAATTGTGCTAATGTTGGCATAATTTCTTTTGACTTGAGGTGCTCTAGCTATGAGTTAGGAGCTTCCTTTAGTTAGTTATTTATGCCTAAAAGTTTAGTAGCAAATTGTGAAATATTATTCTCCTAACATGCTTGATTGCTTGAGCAGACGGTTTATCACAATGCATACCACAATGATCCATATGCAAAGGAGTTTGGTATCAAAATCAGTGATAAGCTTGCTTCAGTTGAAGCTCGCATTCTGCCTCCCCCATGGGTAAATAGTCTTTgttttctatgtgttttgtCACCTATTTAAACTTTACATCATGTTGTAAGTGTCCATTGGTTGCTTCCTTTTGTCTTTGCAGCTTAAGTATCATGACACAGGCAGAGAGAAGGATTGTCTTCCTCAAGTTGGGCAGTGGAATATGATGAATAAGGTATTGCTTGATATAATAGCCATATGCATTTCACATCAAACTGTGGTCTATCTGTAGTTTGTCtctgctttttttctttctcctgcTGTTTGTTTAAATGTGAAGTTGCCAGTTTATGTGTTTGTAACTCAGTGAGATCTAGAAAGTAGTCTGTCTGAATTGTGGTTAGTGAGTGGTAGGAAAAGAGGAAAGATGGGAGGGAGGCTAGAGATATGCCCATTATGCCCTGGGACCATCTCTAGTCAGCGAGGATGGTGGTTGGCTTTAGTAGAGATATGTCTATAATGAGTAATGTTAGATACACTATTTGAAGTTCTACATGTTGTGGATGTTTGGCTCACTTGGATCTTTGCTCACAAGATCACAAGCATCAATGCAACTTTCTTGTGCGCACAAGCACACTCTCTTTCATTATTGGCTGGTTATTGGTACTCTGGTTTGGGCTTGTATATCTAACCTTCATTGTGTGAAATATTTCCTTTCAAGTTAGAAGACTAAATTTGTTAATTGTCATCATGTGGCAGAAAATGGTCAATGGGGGAAGAGTGAATAATTGGATCTGCGTCAATTTTTCACGAAATGTGCAAGACAGTGTGGCTCGAGGATTTTGCTATGAACTTGCACAAATGTGTCAAATTTCTGGCATGGTATTTGACTTGGACATTTCCTTCGGGCATCTGCTTCCAATTTCTTTTTGGACTTCAATTTTGTTCATCTCTAAACATTGGATTGTGTGTTTTTACACAGGACTTTGCTCTTGAGCCATTGCTGGCTCCTGTCAGTGGTCGTCCTGAGCATGTAGAAAGGGTTTTGAAAAATCGATACCATGAAGCAATGACCAAGCTCCGGCCCCATAGCAAGGAACTTGACTTGCTTATTGTGATTCTCCCTGACAACAATGGTTCTCTTTATGGTAAGAGACTGGATTTCAGTCAGGTTGATGATGCTTGTATagtcttgtttttgttttaacaaaTCAGAGGGTATTGgcgagttttattaattttttttttatttcatgctaACAGTTTTGTTTTCGAATTAAAATCTCTGTTGATGACTGCCAAATTTATAGGGAAAATTCTGACAAGAAATCTCTGCTTTAATATGCGTCTGAATATATTtgtgcataattttttattttcagaaaatacGCTAAGAGTCTAAGAAAATTGTATGTGCAGTTTAAAAGATCTATATGGGCgtgtttttaattatgtttagcTGTTATAAATCTTCCCTTACCATTgtatgtttttaaaagtttgttttcttagatactttatataattcattttgcagttcacaatttgtttttccttttgttgcAGGTGATTTGAAGCGTATTTGTGAGACAGATCTTGGGCTTGTTTCCCAGTGCTGTTTGACAAAGCATGTGTTCAAAATGAGCAAGCAATATCTTGCTAATGTGGCTTTGAAGATAAATGTGAAGGTTGGAGGAAGGAATACAGTACTTGTGGATGCAATATCTAGACGTATCCCTCTAGTCAGCGACCGACCTACTATTATTTTTGGTGCTGATGTTACTCATCCTCATCCTGGGGAGGACTCAAGCCCATCTATTGCAGCCGTATGCAAATCTTCTATCTTCAGCTTCTGAAtgccttcatcttttttttttcacctgcTTAGGTTTTTTGGTTGATTAATACAATTGGAGTGCAGGTTGTGGCTTCGCAAGATTGGCCAGAGGTTACCAAATATGCTGGCCTGGTTTGTGCTCAAGCCCACCGACAAGAGCTTATCcaagatttatataaaacatggcAGGATCCTGTACGAGGGACAGTGTCTGGTGGCATGATCAAGTATGATTTACCTCTCTTGTacttcctctctttctcttcatgCTTGTCTTTGGTGCATTAAAGTTGGGATTATTGTTAGTTGACCATTGAGTCAACAACTAATCTGTCTCTGTTCCAAGAATAGTTTGTGGTTAGATGGTTTGAATGTATTTTTCTATAATGCAGGGAGCTTCTCATATCCTTCCGTAGGGCAACCGGGCAGAAGCCACAGCGAATTATATTCTACAGGTATTATCCTGttctccctgttttttttttgtgtattgcTGCCATGTCTAATGGTGTAATTATTTTCCAGAGATGGTGTCAGTGAAGGACAGTTTTATCAAGTTTTGTTGTACGAGCTTGATGCTATTCGTAAGGTAAAGCTGCTTTTCCTCGAAGCTCtctaggttttttcttttctatttggtCATTATCTTGTTGGATTTTGTAAGCCCTCTTAATTTCCCATTTCTCTGCTTGTCAACCTCAGGCATGTGCTTCTTTAGAGCCCAATTACCAGCCTCCTGTGACATTTGTTGTGGTTCAGAAGCGTCATCACACAAGGCTGTTTGCAAATGATCACCGTGACCGCAATGCTGTTGACAGGAGTGGGAATATATTGCCTGGTAATAAATCTGGCTTGGTGATAGAATTGTGTTCCAATTTGCTTTAGATTTGCGTGACATGTTTCGCCAAACACTTCATATGGTAGGTACTGTTGTGGACTCGAAGATCTGCCATCCTACTGAATTCGACTTCTATTTGTGTAGTCACGCTGGGATTCAGGTAAGACTCGCATTTCTGCGCAAGATTCACATTTCCTTGTGTAAATCTGATTGCTGTAGAGCACTTGATGCTTTTGATTTCTCACCAATGGCCACCAACAACAGGGCACAAGCCGTCCAGCTCATTACCATGTACTTTGGGATGAGAACAAGTTTACTGCTGATGGGCTGCAGTCCCTGACAAACAATCTTTGCTACACGTAAGTTTATGTCTTCTTTAATTTTACAGTATGATGTGTCTTGAtagtttattgatttgtttcctTTCCTTACTTgtcattctatttttatttttatttttattttagctcTAATTTTGGTCttgcaactcttttttttcccttccagaTATGCACGATGCACGAGATCTGTTTCCATTGGTAAggacccccccccccctccccacacacacacacacagcgCCCCCATGATTCACGTCAATACAATCATGGATTGTACTAGACTAATAACTTCCACTCTTGCTTGCTTTATGATGTTGCAGTGCCACCTGCATACTATGCTCATCTTGCTGCATTTCGAGCTCGTTTCTACATGGAGCCAGAGACATCAGACAGTGAATCAATTGCAAGTGGCATGGCTGGTGGTCGTGGAGGTGCTGGTGGGGGTCCTCGTCCAACACGTGGACCTGGTGCTAATGCTGCTGTGAGGCCTTTACCTGCCTTGAAGGAGAATGTCAAGCGGGTTATGTTCTACTGCTAGGATCGTTGGAAATCCCCTACTTTTGGATGGGCATTTAAATTTTACTAGTTGAAACTGTTCTGTTCGGAAAGCGGGGGAGGCCGCTCTGAAGCAGAATATCAAGCTGGCTATGCTCTGCTTTTTGTGTCATCTGGCCAGTTGATATTTGCTTTTAAATTGCCACTGATCCTACCGTGATCAGAAAGCTGCTTTTTGCTCATGCTGTGTGTATGGCATCGAATATCATTGAATCTTAAAACTCTAAATCCTCTCGAAACTGGGATTTCATTTTTCATACATCTGGTCATCTTCCTGCCACCTCTATTTGTCTCGGCATGGATCTGGAAATTGCAGTTTGGATTTAGTTCCAACAAGCCAAGGTTCCAAATTTAGTCAAATGGTAATCATTAACAGACGAAAGATTAAAGATTTTGAGAAAGCTAGTTGGTGATAGGGAATGTGGGCTGTCAGATACTTCTGGCCTTCCCAGTCACAACAGTTCATGGCGTCTGCTAAGCCAGTATTGTTGCCGAGAAATAGCACGAGGACTCTTCATTATGCAGCTCGGGACTGGAAAATTGTATAGAAGCAGCAGAGAAGTCTCAATCCTTCAAGTAATTCGAAGtcgttatttaaaaattattgttggtaAATGAATGATAATTGTAACGAgtgatataaaaacaattttaaaattaaactcaaataGAAATTTTATCCTTCGATCGAAACAAGATTTAATCCCGTTTTATAATCAGCTTTCGATTTAGCCCAAATCAAGATctagaaaataattcaaatcaattaagaaaaatcacatCAAGCATGATCCAAATCTACACTATCCAATGATGCTCTCTCATAGGCAAACATCCATGCGAAGGAATAAAATAGTATCCAAAGAAAGAAGTAGCTTGCGGTCGTAGCAAAGAAcatgagaaatgaaaaaaataattttttaaaaataaaaataatattatattaataaaattttaaataaaaaatagtttgaaaaataactattattattaatttaaacagTAACAAGATACTGAAACATGGAGATCACACACAGGTCACGTGAGAACTTGTAACCTTCCTTtgggaaggagaagaaaagcaTAAAATATACGAGTCCTCTCCAATCCATGCATTTTACTCACTGTATCATTCTTCCCCTCCACTTTTAAGATATTAAGCAGAGAAGGCAATCTAAGCTTGCTTCCTCTGTCAATCACacattcctttcttttctttaagatttcttctcctcctcctcccctaGCCAAAgcctttttatctttcttttttttctaagcaTTTCCAGCTCCCTATATAAGTACATTGTCGCACACCTTTTACAAACACACACAGGttgctttgtgttttttgaaaaaaaaccccTTTTCTGTTATCATTT
This window contains:
- the LOC7454033 gene encoding protein argonaute 1 translates to MVRKRRTEIPQSGGESSESQETDTGRGAQPPAERSGPPQQGGGGGGYQGGRGWGPQSQQGGRGGGYGGRGRGGMQQQQYGGAPEYQGRGRGQPQQGGRGYGGGRPGGGRGGPSSGGFRPPAPELHQATPAPYPAVVTTQPTPSEASSSMRPPEPSLATVSQQLQQLSVEQEGSSSQAIQPLPASSKSVRFPLRPGKGSTGIRCIVKANHFFAELPDKDLHQYDVTITPEVTSRGVNRAVMEQLVKLYRESHLGKRLPAYDGRKSLYTAGALPFQAKDFKITLIDDDDGSGGPRREREFKVTIKLAARADLHHLGLFLRGQQADAPQEALQVLDIVLRELPTARYCPVGRSFYSPDLGRRQSLGEGLESWRGFYQSIRPTQMGLSLNIDMSSTAFIEPLPVIDFVTQLLNRDVSSRPLSDSDRVKIKKALRGVKVEVTHRGNMRRKYRISGLTSQATRELTFPVDERGTLKSVVEYFYETYGFVIQHPQWPCLQVGNQQRPNYLPMEVCKIVEGQRYSKRLNERQITALLKVTCQRPQEREKDIMQTVYHNAYHNDPYAKEFGIKISDKLASVEARILPPPWLKYHDTGREKDCLPQVGQWNMMNKKMVNGGRVNNWICVNFSRNVQDSVARGFCYELAQMCQISGMDFALEPLLAPVSGRPEHVERVLKNRYHEAMTKLRPHSKELDLLIVILPDNNGSLYGDLKRICETDLGLVSQCCLTKHVFKMSKQYLANVALKINVKVGGRNTVLVDAISRRIPLVSDRPTIIFGADVTHPHPGEDSSPSIAAVVASQDWPEVTKYAGLVCAQAHRQELIQDLYKTWQDPVRGTVSGGMIKELLISFRRATGQKPQRIIFYRDGVSEGQFYQVLLYELDAIRKACASLEPNYQPPVTFVVVQKRHHTRLFANDHRDRNAVDRSGNILPGTVVDSKICHPTEFDFYLCSHAGIQGTSRPAHYHVLWDENKFTADGLQSLTNNLCYTYARCTRSVSIVPPAYYAHLAAFRARFYMEPETSDSESIASGMAGGRGGAGGGPRPTRGPGANAAVRPLPALKENVKRVMFYC